In Scleropages formosus chromosome 10, fSclFor1.1, whole genome shotgun sequence, a single genomic region encodes these proteins:
- the synrg gene encoding synergin gamma isoform X1, giving the protein MALRPGAGGGGSFMYPVGGGLGPPQGMMPMQPQQQQGFPMVPVMQPNMQGIMGMNFGAQMPPGAMPMQGGMPMAMQGPAMPFMGQPQFMGIRPPGPQYAVDMQKQMAEEHQKRLEQQQRMLEEDRKRRQFEEQKQKLRLLSSVKPKTGEKSRDDALEAIKGNLDGFSRDAKMHPTPSSHPKKPDSSPSHPSVTPSHSLPPTLPEEEDEFSDFVQGPVEAPPSSFPLPSSLPTTQPSSPSLCLPQPLPQSVPIPSVVCHSTVTSSSQSAFKGPSLEEKLFSSCDLTAEKQAQLSFQSCLPLAKLVPRDQVVAQFQPSARARNWASTPEDLSDAFTTGPLATPGSPPGAESSGVGVFPPQEHMQPMMPTWLYNDSLVPELYKKVLEFTMTPAGIDTAKLYPILMSSGLPREALGQIWASANRTTPGKLTKEELYTVLAMIGATQSGLPAMSLDILSQFPSPPVPSLPAMAMAVATVLPQHPAPMMAQPPVSIAVPTAVPAAMGVSPGTSAQPPAGFVANFPPVQGTKPDDDDFQDFQEAPKAGTAEEAFTDFQGESGSTFPPATQNSGPTLLTPVSGSSTSSSSDKYAVFKQLSVEQPAEVAPPASDFGDKYSVFRQLEQPVDRKPVGEGFADFKCTSADDGFTDFKTADSISPLDPPDQTKVFQPPFPPAFAKSQSIQPQLPVSLSQPRNPLNMADLDLFSSLTPSAPPVDAKLSSFPLVTPSVGAKPPGGAAEDFGDFALFGSSSSSTAVAPSSGVQDDFADFMAFGGSGEPKNEARSGEGSSGGLVEEPLLRQQQQHTSDKYDVFKQLSLEGGLGYDDAKESGGGSFSSLRSDTDDFADFQSSKFCTALGASEKSLVDKVAAFRQAKEDSSSVKSLDLPSIGGSSAGKEDSEDALSVQLDMKLSDVGGDLKHVMSDSSLDLPGLSSHQPPAAETDDSRFDPFGTLAVGSSTSYDWPHKEDSSVIQGKKALPGSLGPDSCSLPSSVVVHRKETSFGSSENITHTTLAKVTTFPTEAFTDFGSREQGPADEEDDFGDFASTVSEKSDSPAASAELGSDGAQSEPADEFGAFQGDKPKFGKSDFLKASSQAKVKSSEEMIQSELATFDLSVQGSHKRSHSLGEKEIGRSSLPPAPEPPFRDRSSTLSEKPALPIIRDKYKDLTGEVEESERYAYEWQRCLESALQVISKANDTLNGISSSAVCTEVIQSAQGMEYLLGVVEVYRVTRRVELGIKATAVCSEKLQQLLKDISRVWNNLMGFMSLSNLTVCIPLQPDESSLDFSSCILRHGIRNAKELACGVCLLNVESRSKKTEEKTFGRLFKRALTKDSDKKLRAFNSETDNFKLLYGGHQYHASCANFWINCVEPKPPGLILPDLL; this is encoded by the exons ATGGCGCTGCGGCCGGGAGCTGGGGGAGGTGGCAG CTTTATGTACCCAGTTGGAGGAGGCCTGGGGCCTCCGCAAG GCATGATGCCCAtgcagccacagcagcagcaaggaTTCCCCATGGTACCAGTCATGCAACCCAACATGCAGGGGATAATGGGAATGAATTTTGGTGCCCAGATGCCTCCAGGTGCAATGCCGATGCAG gGAGGGATGCCCATGGCGATGCAGGGGCCAGCAATGCCATTTATGGGACAGCCTCAGTTCATGGGCATTCGTCCACCGGGGCCCCAGTATGCCGTTGACATGCAGAAGCAGATGGCTGAGGAGCATCA GAAGCGACTAGAGCAGCAACAGCGCATGCTGGAGGAGGACCGCAAAAGGAGGCAATTTgaggaacagaaacagaaattgcGTCTCTTGAGCAGTGTCAAGCCTAAG ACTGGAGAAAAGAGTAGGGATGATGCACTGGAGGCCATCAAAGGAAATCTGGATGGCTTTAGCAGGGATGCAAAGATGCACCCCACACCCTCCTCGCACCCCAAGAAACCAG ACTCATCGCCATCCCACCCTTCTGTCACCCCCTCTcactccctcccccccactctcccagaggaggaggatgagttCAGTGACTTTGTGCAGGGCCCTGTTGAAGCCCCCCCTTCATCATTCCCACTCCCATCTTCTCTGCCCACCACTCAGCCCTCATCACCCTCCCTCTGCCTCCCCCAGCCTCTTCCTCAGTCTGTGCCAATCCCTTCGGTCGTCTGCCACTCTACTGTTACCTCCAGCTCCCAATCTGCATTCAAAG GCCCCTCTCTGGAAGAGAAGCTCTTCTCCTCCTGTGATCTTACTGCCGAAAAGCAGGCACAGCTTAGTTTTCAGTCCTGCCTGCCCCTGGCTAAGTTGGTCCCCCGGGATCAGGTGGTGGCCCAGTTTCAGCCCAGCGCCAGGGCTCGGAACTGGGCCTCCACTCCGGAGGACTTGAGCGACGCTTTCACTACAGGACCACTGGCCACCCCGGGCTCCCCACCAGGGGCTGAAAGCAGTG GTGTCGGTGTCTTCCCACCACAGGAGCACATGCAGCCCATGATGCCTACCTGGCTGTACAATGACAGCCTTGTGCCAG AGTTGTACAAGAAGGTTCTGGAATTCACCATGACTCCAGCGGGTATCGACACAGCCAAGCTGTACCCCATTCTCATGTCATCGGGATTGCCTCGGGAAGCACTGGGGCAGATCTGGGCCTCAGCCAACCGCACCACACCAGGCAAGCTGACCAAAGAGGAGCTCTACACTGTGCTGGCCATGATTGGAGCAACGCAG AGTGGACTTCCTGCAATGAGCCTCGACATCCTGAGCCAGTTTCCCTCCCCACCTGTGCCCAGCCTGCCTGCCATGGCTATGGCTGTGGCCACTGTCCTGCCTCAGCACCCAGCACCCATGATGGCTCAGCCACCTGTCTCCATTGCTGTCCCCACAGCAGTGCCTGCTGCAATGGGTGTGTCCCCGGGCACCAGTGCACAACCGCCTGCAGGCTTTGTCGCCAACTTTCCACCTGTACAG GGTACTAaacctgatgatgatgatttccaGGACTTCCAggaggcacccaaagcaggcaCAGCAGAGGAAGCTTTCACTGACTTCCAGGGAGAGTCAGGGTCCACTTTTCCCCCGGCCACCCAGAACAG TGGTCCTACCCTGCTTACACCAGTGTCTGGGTCATCCACATCGTCATCCTCTGACAAGTATGCTGTGTTTAAGCAGCTGTCTGTGGAGCAGCCTGCCGAAGTAGCTCCTCCTGCATCAG ACTTTGGAGATAAATACAGCGTGTTCAGGCAGCTTGAGCAGCCGGTGGATCGGAAGCCAGTTG gtgAAGGATTTGCTGATTTCAAGTGTACCAGTGCTGATGATGGATTCACAGACTTTAAAACCGCAGACAGCATTTCCCCACTAGACCCCCCTGACCAGACCAAGGTTTTCCAGCCACCGTTTCCCCCTGCTTTTGCCAAATCTCAGTCTATACAACCACAGCTCCCAGTCTCCCTCTCACAGCCCAGGAACCCCCTCAATATGGCTGATCTGGATCTGTTCTCCTCCTTGACTCCTTCTGCCCCCCCAGTGGATGCCAAGCTCTCCTCGTTTCCACTGGTGACCCCATCTGTTGGAGCAAAGCCACCTGGGGGTGCGGCAGAGGATTTTGGTGACTTTGCACTCTTTggctcttcttcctcatcaacagcagtgGCTCCCAGTTCAGGGGTCCAGGATGACTTTGCAGATTTCATGGCATTTGGGGGTTCGGGGGAGCCCAAGAATGAGGCCAGGTCAGGTGAGGGCAGTAGTGGCGGGCTGGTGGAGGAGCCACTGTTgcggcagcagcaacagcataCATCTGACAAGTATGATGTATTCAAGCAGCTTTCATTGGAAGGTGGCCTGGGCTATGACGATGCCAAGGAGAGTGGTGGTGGCTCTTTCTCCTCACTTAGGAGTGACACTGATGACTTTGCGGACTTTCAGTCCTCTAAGTTCTGCACAGCACTCGGTGCCTCTGAGAAAAGCCTGGTGGACAAGGTTGCTGCCTTCAGGCAGGCCAAGGAAGACTCATCTTCTGTGAAGTCACTGGACCTCCCATCCATCGGGGGCAGCAGTGCAGGCAAGGAAGACTCCGAGGATGCACTTTCCGTGCAGCTGGACATGAAGCTTTCGGACGTGGGTGGGGACCTGAAGCATGTGATGTCGGACAGCTCCCTGGACTTGCCGGGGCTGTCCTCCCAccagcctcctgctgcag AGACAGACGACTCGAGATTTGACCCATTCGGTACCCTTGCAGTTGGAAGCTCAACCAGCTATGATTGGCCACACAAGGAAGATTCCTCAGTCATTCAGGGCAAGAAGGCGCTGCCAGGTTCCCTGGGCCCGGACAGCTGTTCCCTGCCATCCTCTGTCGTCGTGCACCGGAAGGAGACCTCTTTTGGGAGCTCAGAAAACATCACCCACACTACCCTTGCCAAGGTTACCACTTTCCCAACTGAGGCTTTTACTGACTTTGGGTCCCGGGAGCAAGGGCCCGCTGATGAGGAGGACGACTTTGGGGACTTTGCCAGTACTGTCTCGGAGAAATCGGATTCCCCTGCTGCCTCGGCGGAACTGGGCTCGGATGGTGCCCAGAGCGAGCCAGCTGATGAGTTTGGTGCCTTCCAGGGGGACAAACCTAAATTTGGAAAGTCTGACTTCCTCAAGGCCAGCTCCCAGGCCAAGGTCAAGTCTAGTGAAGAGATGATCCAGAGTGAGCTGGCCACTTTTGACCTTTCTGTGCAAG GCTCACATAAACGCAGCCACAGCTTAGGGGAGAAGGAGATAGGCCGTTCCAGCCTGCCTCCAGCCCCTGAACCACCTTTTCGGGACCGCTCCAGCACACTGAGCGAGAAGCCTGCACTGCCCATCATCCGGGACAAGTACAAAGACCTGACTGGGGAGGTGGAG GAGAGCGAGCGCTACGCATATGAGTGGCAGAGGTGCCTGGAGAGTGCATTGCAG GTGATCAGCAAAGCAAATGATACCTTGAATGGTATCAGCAGCTCAGCTGTGTGCACAGAGGTGATCCAGTCTGCCCAGGGCATGGAGTACTTGCTGG GTGTGGTGGAGGTGTACCGAGTGACAAGGCGGGTAGAGCTGGGCATCAAGGCAACAGCAGTGTGCTCAGAGAAGCTTCAGCAGCTGTTGAAGGACATCAGCCGTGTATGGAACAACCTGATGGGCTTCATGTCTCTATCCAACCTGACA GTGTGTATCCCTCTGCAGCCAGACGAGAGTTCGCTGGACTTCTCCTCCTGCATCCTGAGGCACGGCATCCGGAATGCCAAGGAACTTGCGTGCGGTGTATGCCTGCTGAATGTAGAATCGCGCAGCAAG aaaacagaagaaaagacaTTTGGACGTCTCTTTAAAAGA GCACTGACCAAAGACAGTGACAAGAAGTTGAGG GCCTTCAACTCAGAGACGGATAACTTCAAGCTGCTCTACGGGGGCCACCAGTACCATGCTAGCTGTGCTAACTTCTGGATCAACTGCGTGGAACCCAAACCGCCAGGTCTCATCCTGCCTGACCTGCTGTGA
- the synrg gene encoding synergin gamma isoform X8: MALRPGAGGGGSFMYPVGGGLGPPQGMMPMQPQQQQGFPMVPVMQPNMQGIMGMNFGAQMPPGAMPMQGGMPMAMQGPAMPFMGQPQFMGIRPPGPQYAVDMQKQMAEEHQKRLEQQQRMLEEDRKRRQFEEQKQKLRLLSSVKPKTGEKSRDDALEAIKGNLDGFSRDAKMHPTPSSHPKKPGVGVFPPQEHMQPMMPTWLYNDSLVPELYKKVLEFTMTPAGIDTAKLYPILMSSGLPREALGQIWASANRTTPGKLTKEELYTVLAMIGATQSGLPAMSLDILSQFPSPPVPSLPAMAMAVATVLPQHPAPMMAQPPVSIAVPTAVPAAMGVSPGTSAQPPAGFVANFPPVQGTKPDDDDFQDFQEAPKAGTAEEAFTDFQGESGSTFPPATQNSGPTLLTPVSGSSTSSSSDKYAVFKQLSVEQPAEVAPPASDFGDKYSVFRQLEQPVDRKPVGEGFADFKCTSADDGFTDFKTADSISPLDPPDQTKVFQPPFPPAFAKSQSIQPQLPVSLSQPRNPLNMADLDLFSSLTPSAPPVDAKLSSFPLVTPSVGAKPPGGAAEDFGDFALFGSSSSSTAVAPSSGVQDDFADFMAFGGSGEPKNEARSGEGSSGGLVEEPLLRQQQQHTSDKYDVFKQLSLEGGLGYDDAKESGGGSFSSLRSDTDDFADFQSSKFCTALGASEKSLVDKVAAFRQAKEDSSSVKSLDLPSIGGSSAGKEDSEDALSVQLDMKLSDVGGDLKHVMSDSSLDLPGLSSHQPPAAETDDSRFDPFGTLAVGSSTSYDWPHKEDSSVIQGKKALPGSLGPDSCSLPSSVVVHRKETSFGSSENITHTTLAKVTTFPTEAFTDFGSREQGPADEEDDFGDFASTVSEKSDSPAASAELGSDGAQSEPADEFGAFQGDKPKFGKSDFLKASSQAKVKSSEEMIQSELATFDLSVQGSHKRSHSLGEKEIGRSSLPPAPEPPFRDRSSTLSEKPALPIIRDKYKDLTGEVEESERYAYEWQRCLESALQVISKANDTLNGISSSAVCTEVIQSAQGMEYLLGVVEVYRVTRRVELGIKATAVCSEKLQQLLKDISRVWNNLMGFMSLSNLTVCIPLQPDESSLDFSSCILRHGIRNAKELACGVCLLNVESRSKKTEEKTFGRLFKRALTKDSDKKLRAFNSETDNFKLLYGGHQYHASCANFWINCVEPKPPGLILPDLL, encoded by the exons ATGGCGCTGCGGCCGGGAGCTGGGGGAGGTGGCAG CTTTATGTACCCAGTTGGAGGAGGCCTGGGGCCTCCGCAAG GCATGATGCCCAtgcagccacagcagcagcaaggaTTCCCCATGGTACCAGTCATGCAACCCAACATGCAGGGGATAATGGGAATGAATTTTGGTGCCCAGATGCCTCCAGGTGCAATGCCGATGCAG gGAGGGATGCCCATGGCGATGCAGGGGCCAGCAATGCCATTTATGGGACAGCCTCAGTTCATGGGCATTCGTCCACCGGGGCCCCAGTATGCCGTTGACATGCAGAAGCAGATGGCTGAGGAGCATCA GAAGCGACTAGAGCAGCAACAGCGCATGCTGGAGGAGGACCGCAAAAGGAGGCAATTTgaggaacagaaacagaaattgcGTCTCTTGAGCAGTGTCAAGCCTAAG ACTGGAGAAAAGAGTAGGGATGATGCACTGGAGGCCATCAAAGGAAATCTGGATGGCTTTAGCAGGGATGCAAAGATGCACCCCACACCCTCCTCGCACCCCAAGAAACCAG GTGTCGGTGTCTTCCCACCACAGGAGCACATGCAGCCCATGATGCCTACCTGGCTGTACAATGACAGCCTTGTGCCAG AGTTGTACAAGAAGGTTCTGGAATTCACCATGACTCCAGCGGGTATCGACACAGCCAAGCTGTACCCCATTCTCATGTCATCGGGATTGCCTCGGGAAGCACTGGGGCAGATCTGGGCCTCAGCCAACCGCACCACACCAGGCAAGCTGACCAAAGAGGAGCTCTACACTGTGCTGGCCATGATTGGAGCAACGCAG AGTGGACTTCCTGCAATGAGCCTCGACATCCTGAGCCAGTTTCCCTCCCCACCTGTGCCCAGCCTGCCTGCCATGGCTATGGCTGTGGCCACTGTCCTGCCTCAGCACCCAGCACCCATGATGGCTCAGCCACCTGTCTCCATTGCTGTCCCCACAGCAGTGCCTGCTGCAATGGGTGTGTCCCCGGGCACCAGTGCACAACCGCCTGCAGGCTTTGTCGCCAACTTTCCACCTGTACAG GGTACTAaacctgatgatgatgatttccaGGACTTCCAggaggcacccaaagcaggcaCAGCAGAGGAAGCTTTCACTGACTTCCAGGGAGAGTCAGGGTCCACTTTTCCCCCGGCCACCCAGAACAG TGGTCCTACCCTGCTTACACCAGTGTCTGGGTCATCCACATCGTCATCCTCTGACAAGTATGCTGTGTTTAAGCAGCTGTCTGTGGAGCAGCCTGCCGAAGTAGCTCCTCCTGCATCAG ACTTTGGAGATAAATACAGCGTGTTCAGGCAGCTTGAGCAGCCGGTGGATCGGAAGCCAGTTG gtgAAGGATTTGCTGATTTCAAGTGTACCAGTGCTGATGATGGATTCACAGACTTTAAAACCGCAGACAGCATTTCCCCACTAGACCCCCCTGACCAGACCAAGGTTTTCCAGCCACCGTTTCCCCCTGCTTTTGCCAAATCTCAGTCTATACAACCACAGCTCCCAGTCTCCCTCTCACAGCCCAGGAACCCCCTCAATATGGCTGATCTGGATCTGTTCTCCTCCTTGACTCCTTCTGCCCCCCCAGTGGATGCCAAGCTCTCCTCGTTTCCACTGGTGACCCCATCTGTTGGAGCAAAGCCACCTGGGGGTGCGGCAGAGGATTTTGGTGACTTTGCACTCTTTggctcttcttcctcatcaacagcagtgGCTCCCAGTTCAGGGGTCCAGGATGACTTTGCAGATTTCATGGCATTTGGGGGTTCGGGGGAGCCCAAGAATGAGGCCAGGTCAGGTGAGGGCAGTAGTGGCGGGCTGGTGGAGGAGCCACTGTTgcggcagcagcaacagcataCATCTGACAAGTATGATGTATTCAAGCAGCTTTCATTGGAAGGTGGCCTGGGCTATGACGATGCCAAGGAGAGTGGTGGTGGCTCTTTCTCCTCACTTAGGAGTGACACTGATGACTTTGCGGACTTTCAGTCCTCTAAGTTCTGCACAGCACTCGGTGCCTCTGAGAAAAGCCTGGTGGACAAGGTTGCTGCCTTCAGGCAGGCCAAGGAAGACTCATCTTCTGTGAAGTCACTGGACCTCCCATCCATCGGGGGCAGCAGTGCAGGCAAGGAAGACTCCGAGGATGCACTTTCCGTGCAGCTGGACATGAAGCTTTCGGACGTGGGTGGGGACCTGAAGCATGTGATGTCGGACAGCTCCCTGGACTTGCCGGGGCTGTCCTCCCAccagcctcctgctgcag AGACAGACGACTCGAGATTTGACCCATTCGGTACCCTTGCAGTTGGAAGCTCAACCAGCTATGATTGGCCACACAAGGAAGATTCCTCAGTCATTCAGGGCAAGAAGGCGCTGCCAGGTTCCCTGGGCCCGGACAGCTGTTCCCTGCCATCCTCTGTCGTCGTGCACCGGAAGGAGACCTCTTTTGGGAGCTCAGAAAACATCACCCACACTACCCTTGCCAAGGTTACCACTTTCCCAACTGAGGCTTTTACTGACTTTGGGTCCCGGGAGCAAGGGCCCGCTGATGAGGAGGACGACTTTGGGGACTTTGCCAGTACTGTCTCGGAGAAATCGGATTCCCCTGCTGCCTCGGCGGAACTGGGCTCGGATGGTGCCCAGAGCGAGCCAGCTGATGAGTTTGGTGCCTTCCAGGGGGACAAACCTAAATTTGGAAAGTCTGACTTCCTCAAGGCCAGCTCCCAGGCCAAGGTCAAGTCTAGTGAAGAGATGATCCAGAGTGAGCTGGCCACTTTTGACCTTTCTGTGCAAG GCTCACATAAACGCAGCCACAGCTTAGGGGAGAAGGAGATAGGCCGTTCCAGCCTGCCTCCAGCCCCTGAACCACCTTTTCGGGACCGCTCCAGCACACTGAGCGAGAAGCCTGCACTGCCCATCATCCGGGACAAGTACAAAGACCTGACTGGGGAGGTGGAG GAGAGCGAGCGCTACGCATATGAGTGGCAGAGGTGCCTGGAGAGTGCATTGCAG GTGATCAGCAAAGCAAATGATACCTTGAATGGTATCAGCAGCTCAGCTGTGTGCACAGAGGTGATCCAGTCTGCCCAGGGCATGGAGTACTTGCTGG GTGTGGTGGAGGTGTACCGAGTGACAAGGCGGGTAGAGCTGGGCATCAAGGCAACAGCAGTGTGCTCAGAGAAGCTTCAGCAGCTGTTGAAGGACATCAGCCGTGTATGGAACAACCTGATGGGCTTCATGTCTCTATCCAACCTGACA GTGTGTATCCCTCTGCAGCCAGACGAGAGTTCGCTGGACTTCTCCTCCTGCATCCTGAGGCACGGCATCCGGAATGCCAAGGAACTTGCGTGCGGTGTATGCCTGCTGAATGTAGAATCGCGCAGCAAG aaaacagaagaaaagacaTTTGGACGTCTCTTTAAAAGA GCACTGACCAAAGACAGTGACAAGAAGTTGAGG GCCTTCAACTCAGAGACGGATAACTTCAAGCTGCTCTACGGGGGCCACCAGTACCATGCTAGCTGTGCTAACTTCTGGATCAACTGCGTGGAACCCAAACCGCCAGGTCTCATCCTGCCTGACCTGCTGTGA